In Festucalex cinctus isolate MCC-2025b chromosome 21, RoL_Fcin_1.0, whole genome shotgun sequence, one genomic interval encodes:
- the LOC144010590 gene encoding intraflagellar transport protein 20 homolog: MATDALAEAGCYFDDLNQLRALEPDVSQKTAELKEDCKDFLDKIAQFLKIIGGLVDLVDELANETEREKLKALGTRNLLKLVAKQREAQLQQLSALIAEKMMQLKRYRVEYETLAKVEAEQNEFMNQYILQK, from the coding sequence ATGGCTACAGACGCATTGGCAGAGGCGGGCTGTTATTTCGATGACCTCAACCAGCTACGCGCGCTCGAGCCGGACGTCAGCCAAAAGACAGCGGAGCTCAAAGAAGACTGCAAAGattttttggacaagatcgcGCAGTTCCTGAAGATAATTGGCGGTCTCGTGGACCTGGTGGATGAGTTGGCAAACGAGACGGAGAGAGAAAAGTTGAAGGCCCTCGGGACGAGAAACCTGCTGAAGTTGGTGGCGAAGCAACGGGAGGCCCAGCTGCAGCAACTTTCGGCTCTGATCGCCGAGAAGATGATGCAACTTAAGCGGTATCGCGTCGAGTACGAGACGCTGGCCAAAGTGGAAGCGGAACAAAATGAGTTTATGAACCAGTACATTTTGCAGAAGTAG